In Kogia breviceps isolate mKogBre1 chromosome 19, mKogBre1 haplotype 1, whole genome shotgun sequence, a single genomic region encodes these proteins:
- the TRIM65 gene encoding E3 ubiquitin-protein ligase TRIM65 isoform X2, whose translation MGSQARSRRHRVERARWEWRLVGAEEGLSSSSSQAGPGSARCTHTPAPAVPLRGPGLPPVRLGLPAAAMAAQGLEDRLTCAICLELYQDPVTLLCGHNFCRACIQDCWSRREKECPECREPFPDSAELRRNVALSGVLEELRARQAPDRGPGARCPRHERPLELFCRTEGLCVCSVCTLRECRLHERTLLDAERREREAQLRATLEVTQQQATQAESQLQELQQRSSQIQSSACTLTSMISGKFSRLLQALEIQRDLALRDIEVAKTQALEQARDEKRRLQGHLEVLSCCDLRILNLLEQLDDPTFLRESQLLVPPGPLGPLTLPRWDEDQQVGGLKELLSQLCALLLEEGGHPGAPAEAADFGSMDYRNLTFDPVSANRHFYLSRQDQRVKHCREPQGPDGPGSFELWQVQCAQSFQAGRHYWEVRASNHSVTLGVAYSELTRRKLGPHTDNIGRGPSSWGLCIQEDSAQAWHNGAARRLPGVSGRLLGMDLDLTSGCLTFYSLEPETQPLYTFHAIFTRPLHPVFWLLEGRTLTLCHRPEAKLPPGLQEEASGLS comes from the exons ATGGGAAGCCAAGCCCGCAGCCGTCGGCACAGGGTCGAGCGGGCGCGCTGGGAGTGGCGGCTGGTCGGGGCGGAAGAAGGGCTGTCAAGTTCGTCTTCCCAGGCGGGTCCTGGCTCCGCCCGCTGCACCCACACCCCGGCGCCGGCGGTCCCTTTAAGAGGCCCCGGCCTTCCGCCCGTGCGCCTGGGGCTGCCCGCCGCCGCCATGGCTGCGCAGGGGCTGGAGGACAGGCTGACCTGTGCCATCTGCTTGGAGCTCTACCAGGACCCGGTGACGCTGCTCTGCGGCCACAACTTCTGCAGGGCCTGTATCCAGGACTGCTGGAGCCGCCGCGAGAAGGAGTGCCCCGAGTGCCGGGAGCCCTTCCCCGACAGCGCCGAGCTGCGCCGCAACGTAGCTCTGAGCGGCGTGCTGGAGGAGCTGCGCGCCCGGCAGGCGCCCGACCGCGGCCCCGGCGCGCGCTGCCCCCGGCACGAGAGGCCGCTCGAGCTTTTCTGCCGCACCGAGGGCCTCTGCGTGTGCAGCGTGTGCACCTTGCGCGAGTGTCGCCTCCACGAGCGGACGCTGCTGGACGCCGAGCGCCGGGAGCGCGAG GCCCAGCTGAGAGCCACACTGGAGGTCACCCAGCAGCAGGCCACCCAGGCTGAGAGCCAGCTACAGGAGCTGCAGCAGCGAAGCAGCCAGATCCAG AGCTCAGCCTGCACCCTGACCTCCATGATCTCTGGAAAGTTCAGCCGCCTGCTGCAGGCCCTGGAGATACAGCGGGACTTGGCTCTGAGGGACATCGAGGTGGCCAAGACACAGGCGCTGGAACAGGCCCGGGACGAGAAACGACGACTGCAGGGCCACCTGGAGGTCTTGTCTTGCTGTGACCTCAGGATTCTCAACCTCCTGGAGCAATTGGATGACCCGACCTTCCTCCGG GAATCACAGCTCCTGGTGCCCCCAGGCCCTCTTGGGCCACTGACTCTCCCGCGTTGGGACGAAGATCAGCAGGTGGGTGGCCTGAAGGAGTTGCTGAGCCAGCTGTGTGCCCTTCTCCTGGAAGAGGGGGGCCACCCCGGAGCACCAGCCGAGGCTGCGGACTTTGGCTCCATGG ATTATCGCAACCTGACCTTCGACCCCGTCAGCGCCAACCGTCACTTCTACCTGTCTCGGCAGGACCAGCGGGTAAAGCACTGTCGCGAGCCCCAGGGCCCAGATGGGCCAGGCAGCTTCGAGCTCTGGCAGGTGCAGTGTGCCCAGAGCTTCCAGGCCGGGCGGCATTACTGGGAGGTGCGTGCGTCCAACCACTCGGTGACGCTGGGCGTCGCCTACTCGGAACTGACGAGGCGCAAGCTGGGGCCCCACACGGACAACATCGGCCGCGGTCCCAGCTCCTGGGGGCTCTGCATTCAGGAGGACAGCGCCCAGGCCTGGCACAACGGGGCGGCCCGGCGCCTCCCAGGGGTATCAGGGCGGCTCCTGGGCATGGATTTGGACCTGACCTCTGGCTGCCTCACCTTCTACAGCCTGGAGCCCGAGACCCAACCCTTGTATACCTTCCATGCCATCTTCACCCGGCCCCTCCACCCCGTTTTCTGGCTCCTCGAGGGTAGGACCCTGACCCTGTGCCATCGGCCCGAGGCCAAGCTCCCTCCAGGGCTCCAGGAAGaggcctcagggctcagctgA
- the TRIM65 gene encoding E3 ubiquitin-protein ligase TRIM65 isoform X1 produces the protein MGSQARSRRHRVERARWEWRLVGAEEGLSSSSSQAGPGSARCTHTPAPAVPLRGPGLPPVRLGLPAAAMAAQGLEDRLTCAICLELYQDPVTLLCGHNFCRACIQDCWSRREKECPECREPFPDSAELRRNVALSGVLEELRARQAPDRGPGARCPRHERPLELFCRTEGLCVCSVCTLRECRLHERTLLDAERREREAQLRATLEVTQQQATQAESQLQELQQRSSQIQSSACTLTSMISGKFSRLLQALEIQRDLALRDIEVAKTQALEQARDEKRRLQGHLEVLSCCDLRILNLLEQLDDPTFLRESQLLVPPGPLGPLTLPRWDEDQQVGGLKELLSQLCALLLEEGGHPGAPAEAADFGSMEAPGPLAPVPSLVCPLRRKLWQNYRNLTFDPVSANRHFYLSRQDQRVKHCREPQGPDGPGSFELWQVQCAQSFQAGRHYWEVRASNHSVTLGVAYSELTRRKLGPHTDNIGRGPSSWGLCIQEDSAQAWHNGAARRLPGVSGRLLGMDLDLTSGCLTFYSLEPETQPLYTFHAIFTRPLHPVFWLLEGRTLTLCHRPEAKLPPGLQEEASGLS, from the exons ATGGGAAGCCAAGCCCGCAGCCGTCGGCACAGGGTCGAGCGGGCGCGCTGGGAGTGGCGGCTGGTCGGGGCGGAAGAAGGGCTGTCAAGTTCGTCTTCCCAGGCGGGTCCTGGCTCCGCCCGCTGCACCCACACCCCGGCGCCGGCGGTCCCTTTAAGAGGCCCCGGCCTTCCGCCCGTGCGCCTGGGGCTGCCCGCCGCCGCCATGGCTGCGCAGGGGCTGGAGGACAGGCTGACCTGTGCCATCTGCTTGGAGCTCTACCAGGACCCGGTGACGCTGCTCTGCGGCCACAACTTCTGCAGGGCCTGTATCCAGGACTGCTGGAGCCGCCGCGAGAAGGAGTGCCCCGAGTGCCGGGAGCCCTTCCCCGACAGCGCCGAGCTGCGCCGCAACGTAGCTCTGAGCGGCGTGCTGGAGGAGCTGCGCGCCCGGCAGGCGCCCGACCGCGGCCCCGGCGCGCGCTGCCCCCGGCACGAGAGGCCGCTCGAGCTTTTCTGCCGCACCGAGGGCCTCTGCGTGTGCAGCGTGTGCACCTTGCGCGAGTGTCGCCTCCACGAGCGGACGCTGCTGGACGCCGAGCGCCGGGAGCGCGAG GCCCAGCTGAGAGCCACACTGGAGGTCACCCAGCAGCAGGCCACCCAGGCTGAGAGCCAGCTACAGGAGCTGCAGCAGCGAAGCAGCCAGATCCAG AGCTCAGCCTGCACCCTGACCTCCATGATCTCTGGAAAGTTCAGCCGCCTGCTGCAGGCCCTGGAGATACAGCGGGACTTGGCTCTGAGGGACATCGAGGTGGCCAAGACACAGGCGCTGGAACAGGCCCGGGACGAGAAACGACGACTGCAGGGCCACCTGGAGGTCTTGTCTTGCTGTGACCTCAGGATTCTCAACCTCCTGGAGCAATTGGATGACCCGACCTTCCTCCGG GAATCACAGCTCCTGGTGCCCCCAGGCCCTCTTGGGCCACTGACTCTCCCGCGTTGGGACGAAGATCAGCAGGTGGGTGGCCTGAAGGAGTTGCTGAGCCAGCTGTGTGCCCTTCTCCTGGAAGAGGGGGGCCACCCCGGAGCACCAGCCGAGGCTGCGGACTTTGGCTCCATGG AGGCCCCAGGACCCCTGGCACCAGTCCCGAGCCTCGTTTGTCCACTGAGGAGGAAACTCTGGCAGA ATTATCGCAACCTGACCTTCGACCCCGTCAGCGCCAACCGTCACTTCTACCTGTCTCGGCAGGACCAGCGGGTAAAGCACTGTCGCGAGCCCCAGGGCCCAGATGGGCCAGGCAGCTTCGAGCTCTGGCAGGTGCAGTGTGCCCAGAGCTTCCAGGCCGGGCGGCATTACTGGGAGGTGCGTGCGTCCAACCACTCGGTGACGCTGGGCGTCGCCTACTCGGAACTGACGAGGCGCAAGCTGGGGCCCCACACGGACAACATCGGCCGCGGTCCCAGCTCCTGGGGGCTCTGCATTCAGGAGGACAGCGCCCAGGCCTGGCACAACGGGGCGGCCCGGCGCCTCCCAGGGGTATCAGGGCGGCTCCTGGGCATGGATTTGGACCTGACCTCTGGCTGCCTCACCTTCTACAGCCTGGAGCCCGAGACCCAACCCTTGTATACCTTCCATGCCATCTTCACCCGGCCCCTCCACCCCGTTTTCTGGCTCCTCGAGGGTAGGACCCTGACCCTGTGCCATCGGCCCGAGGCCAAGCTCCCTCCAGGGCTCCAGGAAGaggcctcagggctcagctgA
- the TRIM47 gene encoding E3 ubiquitin-protein ligase TRIM47 isoform X1 has product MDGSGPFSCPICLEPLREPVTLPCGHNFCLACLGALWPHRGASGAGGPGGTARCPLCQEPFPDGLQLRKNHTLSELLQLRQGSGPGPGSGPARAPEPVAPSAPPSAPEPSAPCAPEPWPAGEEPVRCDACPEGAALPAALSCLSCFASFCPAHLGPHERSPALRGHRLVPPLRRLEESLCPRHLRPLERYCRAERVCLCEACAAQEHRGHELVSLEEERALQEAEQPKVLSAVEDRMDELGAGIAQSRRTVALIKSAAVAERERVSRLFAEAAAVLQGFQAEVLAFIDEGEATMLGRSQGDLQRQEGQRSRLSRARSNLGQVPEADSVSFLQELLALRLALEEGCGPGPGPPRELSFTKSSQAVQVVRDSLASACTSQWEQLQGLGSDEDGLQKPGTEADAESQDPESTNSLESEAPRDYFLKFAYIVDLDSDTADKFLQLFGTKGVKRVLCPINYPESPTRFTHCEQVLGEGALDRGTYYWEVEIIEGWVSVGVMAEDFSPQEPYDRGRLGRNAHSCCLQWNGRSFSVWFHGLEVLLPHPFSPTVGICLEYADRALAFYAVRDGKMSLLRRLKSSRARRSGTPASPVDPFQSRLDSHFAGLFTHRLKPAFFLESVDAHLQIGPLKKSCISVLKRR; this is encoded by the exons ATGGACGGCAGTGGCCCCTTCAGCTGCCCCATCTGCCTGGAGCCGCTCCGGGAGCCAGTGACGCTGCCCTGCGGCCACAACTTCTGCCTCGCCTGCCTGGGCGCGCTCTGGCCGCACCGCGGCGCGAGTGGCGCCGGCGGGCCGGGAGGCACGGCCCGCTGCCCGCTGTGCCAGGAGCCCTTCCCCGACGGCCTGCAGCTCCGCAAGAACCACACGCTGTCCGAGCTGCTGCAGCTCCGCCAGGGCTCGGGCCCGGGGCCCGGCTCCGGCCCGGCCCGGGCCCCCGAGCCGGTGGCGCCCAGCGCGCCGCCCAGCGCTCCGGAGCCGTCGGCTCCCTGCGCGCCGGAGCCGTGGCCGGCGGGCGAAGAGCCGGTGCGCTGCGACGCGTGCCCCGAGGGCGCCGCCCTACCCGCCGCGctctcctgcctctcctgctTCGCCTCCTTCTGCCCCGCGCACCTAGGCCCGCACGAGCGCAGCCCCGCGCTGCGCGGACACCGCCTGGTGCCGCCGCTGCGCCGGCTGGAGGAGAGCCTGTGTCCGCGCCACCTGCGGCCGCTCGAGCGCTACTGCCGCGCGGAGCGAGTGTGCCTGTGTGAGGCCTGTGCCGCCCAGGAGCACCGGGGCCACGAGCTCGTGTCGCTGGAGGAGGAGCGTGCGCTCCAGGAG GCCGAGCAGCCCAAAGTCCTGAGCGCTGTGGAGGACCGCATGGACGAGCTGGGCGCGGGCATCGCACAGTCGCGGCGCACGGTGGCCCTCATCAAG AGCGCAGCCGTAGCAGAGCGGGAGAGGGTGAGCCGGCTGTTTGCCGAGGCGGCGGCCGTCCTGCAGGGGTTTCAGGCCGAGGTGCTGGCCTTCATCGACGAGGGGGAGGCGACCATGCTGGGCCGCTCCCAGGGCGACCTGCAGCGGCAGGAGGGACAGCGCAGCCGGCTCAGCCGGGCCCGCAGCAACCTCGGCCAGGTCCCCGAGGCCGACTCGGTCAGCTTCCTGCAG GAGCTCCTGGCGCTCAGGCTGGCCCTGGAGGAGGGGTGCGGCCCTGGGCCCGGGCCCCCAAGAGAGCTCAGCTTCACCAAGTCGTCCCAGGCCGTGCAGGTGGTACGAGACAGCCTGGCTTCGGCCTGCACCAGCCAGTGGGAGCAGCTGCAGGGGCTGGGCAGCGACGAGGACGGGCTGCAGAAGCCAGGCACGGAAG CAGATGCTGAGTCCCAGGACCCCGAAAGCACCAACAGCCTGGAGAGTGAGGCTCCCAGGGATTACTTCCTCAAGT TTGCCTACATCGTGGACCTGGACAGCGACACGGCAGACAAGTTCCTGCAGCTGTTTGGAACCAAGGGTGTGAAGAGGGTGCTGTGTCCCATCAACTACCCCGAGTCGCCCACCCGCTTCACCCACTGCGAGCAGGTGCTGGGCGAGGGCGCCCTGGACCGGGGCACCTACTACTGGGAGGTGGAGATCATTGAGGGCTGGGTCAGCGTGGGAGTCATGGCCGAAGACTTCTCCCCACAAGAGCCCTACGACCGGGGCCGGCTTGGACGCAATGCTCACTCCTGCTGCCTGCAGTGGAACGGACGCAGCTTCTCCGTCTGGTTCCACGGGCTGGAGGTGCTCCTGCCCCACCCCTTCTCGCCCACCGTCGGGATCTGCCTGGAATATGCTGACCGAGCCCTGGCCTTCTACGCCGTGCGGGATGGCAAGATGAGCCTTCTGCGGAGGCTGAAGTCCTCCCGGGCCCGCCGGAGTGGCACGCCAGCCTCCCCGGTTGACCCCTTCCAGAGCCGCCTGGACAGCCACTTTGCGGGGCTCTTCACACACAGGCTCAAGCCCGCCTTCTTCCTGGAGAGCGTGGATGCCCATCTGCAGATCGGGCCCCTCAAGAAGTCCTGCATATCTGTGCTGAAGAGGAggtga
- the TRIM47 gene encoding E3 ubiquitin-protein ligase TRIM47 isoform X2, translated as MDGSGPFSCPICLEPLREPVTLPCGHNFCLACLGALWPHRGASGAGGPGGTARCPLCQEPFPDGLQLRKNHTLSELLQLRQGSGPGPGSGPARAPEPVAPSAPPSAPEPSAPCAPEPWPAGEEPVRCDACPEGAALPAALSCLSCFASFCPAHLGPHERSPALRGHRLVPPLRRLEESLCPRHLRPLERYCRAERVCLCEACAAQEHRGHELVSLEEERALQEAEQPKVLSAVEDRMDELGAGIAQSRRTVALIKSAAVAERERVSRLFAEAAAVLQGFQAEVLAFIDEGEATMLGRSQGDLQRQEGQRSRLSRARSNLGQVPEADSVSFLQELLALRLALEEGCGPGPGPPRELSFTKSSQAVQVVRDSLASACTSQWEQLQGLGSDEDGLQKPGTEDAESQDPESTNSLESEAPRDYFLKFAYIVDLDSDTADKFLQLFGTKGVKRVLCPINYPESPTRFTHCEQVLGEGALDRGTYYWEVEIIEGWVSVGVMAEDFSPQEPYDRGRLGRNAHSCCLQWNGRSFSVWFHGLEVLLPHPFSPTVGICLEYADRALAFYAVRDGKMSLLRRLKSSRARRSGTPASPVDPFQSRLDSHFAGLFTHRLKPAFFLESVDAHLQIGPLKKSCISVLKRR; from the exons ATGGACGGCAGTGGCCCCTTCAGCTGCCCCATCTGCCTGGAGCCGCTCCGGGAGCCAGTGACGCTGCCCTGCGGCCACAACTTCTGCCTCGCCTGCCTGGGCGCGCTCTGGCCGCACCGCGGCGCGAGTGGCGCCGGCGGGCCGGGAGGCACGGCCCGCTGCCCGCTGTGCCAGGAGCCCTTCCCCGACGGCCTGCAGCTCCGCAAGAACCACACGCTGTCCGAGCTGCTGCAGCTCCGCCAGGGCTCGGGCCCGGGGCCCGGCTCCGGCCCGGCCCGGGCCCCCGAGCCGGTGGCGCCCAGCGCGCCGCCCAGCGCTCCGGAGCCGTCGGCTCCCTGCGCGCCGGAGCCGTGGCCGGCGGGCGAAGAGCCGGTGCGCTGCGACGCGTGCCCCGAGGGCGCCGCCCTACCCGCCGCGctctcctgcctctcctgctTCGCCTCCTTCTGCCCCGCGCACCTAGGCCCGCACGAGCGCAGCCCCGCGCTGCGCGGACACCGCCTGGTGCCGCCGCTGCGCCGGCTGGAGGAGAGCCTGTGTCCGCGCCACCTGCGGCCGCTCGAGCGCTACTGCCGCGCGGAGCGAGTGTGCCTGTGTGAGGCCTGTGCCGCCCAGGAGCACCGGGGCCACGAGCTCGTGTCGCTGGAGGAGGAGCGTGCGCTCCAGGAG GCCGAGCAGCCCAAAGTCCTGAGCGCTGTGGAGGACCGCATGGACGAGCTGGGCGCGGGCATCGCACAGTCGCGGCGCACGGTGGCCCTCATCAAG AGCGCAGCCGTAGCAGAGCGGGAGAGGGTGAGCCGGCTGTTTGCCGAGGCGGCGGCCGTCCTGCAGGGGTTTCAGGCCGAGGTGCTGGCCTTCATCGACGAGGGGGAGGCGACCATGCTGGGCCGCTCCCAGGGCGACCTGCAGCGGCAGGAGGGACAGCGCAGCCGGCTCAGCCGGGCCCGCAGCAACCTCGGCCAGGTCCCCGAGGCCGACTCGGTCAGCTTCCTGCAG GAGCTCCTGGCGCTCAGGCTGGCCCTGGAGGAGGGGTGCGGCCCTGGGCCCGGGCCCCCAAGAGAGCTCAGCTTCACCAAGTCGTCCCAGGCCGTGCAGGTGGTACGAGACAGCCTGGCTTCGGCCTGCACCAGCCAGTGGGAGCAGCTGCAGGGGCTGGGCAGCGACGAGGACGGGCTGCAGAAGCCAGGCACGGAAG ATGCTGAGTCCCAGGACCCCGAAAGCACCAACAGCCTGGAGAGTGAGGCTCCCAGGGATTACTTCCTCAAGT TTGCCTACATCGTGGACCTGGACAGCGACACGGCAGACAAGTTCCTGCAGCTGTTTGGAACCAAGGGTGTGAAGAGGGTGCTGTGTCCCATCAACTACCCCGAGTCGCCCACCCGCTTCACCCACTGCGAGCAGGTGCTGGGCGAGGGCGCCCTGGACCGGGGCACCTACTACTGGGAGGTGGAGATCATTGAGGGCTGGGTCAGCGTGGGAGTCATGGCCGAAGACTTCTCCCCACAAGAGCCCTACGACCGGGGCCGGCTTGGACGCAATGCTCACTCCTGCTGCCTGCAGTGGAACGGACGCAGCTTCTCCGTCTGGTTCCACGGGCTGGAGGTGCTCCTGCCCCACCCCTTCTCGCCCACCGTCGGGATCTGCCTGGAATATGCTGACCGAGCCCTGGCCTTCTACGCCGTGCGGGATGGCAAGATGAGCCTTCTGCGGAGGCTGAAGTCCTCCCGGGCCCGCCGGAGTGGCACGCCAGCCTCCCCGGTTGACCCCTTCCAGAGCCGCCTGGACAGCCACTTTGCGGGGCTCTTCACACACAGGCTCAAGCCCGCCTTCTTCCTGGAGAGCGTGGATGCCCATCTGCAGATCGGGCCCCTCAAGAAGTCCTGCATATCTGTGCTGAAGAGGAggtga
- the MRPL38 gene encoding large ribosomal subunit protein mL38, which yields MRMAATWWRVALYGNRRWRGFGTSAALSRRTAPLGPMPNEVIDVSNLERLKKYRSFDRYRRRAEQEARDPHWWRTYREHFGEESDPKDKIDIGLPPPKVCRTQQLLERKRVLRALRANVEEERAARLRTARIPLEAVRAEWERTCGPYHKQRLAEYCGLYRDLFHGATFVPRVPLHVAYAVGEDDLVPVYYGNEVTPTEAAQAPEVTYEADEGSTWTLLLTNLDGHLLEPDAEYLHWLVTNIPGNRVAEGQETCPYLPPFPARGSGFHRFAFLLFKQDKSIDFSGDTRPSPCYQLAQRTFHTFDFYKKHQDTMTPAGLAFFQCRWDDSVTHVFHQLLDMREPVFEFVRPPPYHPKQKRFPHRQPLRYLDRYRDSHEPTYGIY from the exons ATGAGGATGGCGGCGACCTGGTGGCGAGTCGCGCTGTACGGGAATCGGAGGTGGCGGGGTTTCGGCACCTCAG CCGCCCTGAGCCGCCGGACCGCACCTCTGGGGCCGATGCCCAACGAGGTCATCGACGTGAGCAACCTGGAGCGGCTGAAGAAGTACCGCAGCTTCGACCGCTACCGGCGCCGGGCGGAGCAGGAGGCGCGGGACCCGCACTGGTGGCGGACCTACCGGGAGCATTTCGGGGAGGAGTCAG ATCCCAAAGACAAGATTGACATTGGGTTGCCTCCGCCTAAGGTCTGCCGGACCCAACAGCTGCTGGAGCGGAAACGGGTCCTCCGGGCACTGCGGGCCAATGTGGAGGAGGAGCGGGCCGCTCGCCTCCGCACAG CACGCATCCCACTGGAGGCAGTGAGGGCTGAGTGGGAGAGGACCTGTGGCCCCTACCACAAGCAGCGTCTGGCCGAATACTGCGGCCTCTACCGAGACCTGTTCCACGGGGCCACCTTCGTGCCCCGAGTCCCCCTGCATGTGGCCTACGCTGTAGGCGAGGACGACTTGGTGCCTGTGTACTACGGCAATGAGGTCACTCCAACTGAG GCTGCCCAGGCCCCGGAGGTGACCTATGAGGCAGATGAGGGTTCCACGTGGACACTGCTGCTCACCAACTTGG ATGGACACCTGCTGGAACCGGATGCCGAGTATTTGCACTGGCTGGT AACCAACATCCCGGGCAACAGGGTGGCTGAAGGACAGGAGACGTGTCCCTACCTGCCCCCCTTCCCTGCCCGAGGCTCCGGCTTCCACCGCTTTGCCTTTCTGCTCTTCAAGCAGGACAAGTCAATCGACTTCTCTGGGGACACCCGGCCCTCACCCTG CTACCAGCTTGCCCAGCGGACCTTCCACACTTTTGATTTCTACAAGAAACACCAAGATACCATGACTCCAGCTGGCCTGGCCTTCTTCCAGTGCCGCTGGGACGACTCAGTCACCCACGTCTTCCACCAGCTCCTGG ACATGCGAGAGCCTGTGTTTGAGTTTGTGCGGCCCCCCCCTTATCACCCTAAGCAGAAGCGCTTCCCCCACCGGCAGCCCCTGCGATACCTGGACCGGTACAGAGACAGTCACGAACCCACCTATGGCATCTACTGA